In a genomic window of Paroedura picta isolate Pp20150507F chromosome 14, Ppicta_v3.0, whole genome shotgun sequence:
- the CMTM3 gene encoding CKLF-like MARVEL transmembrane domain-containing protein 3, whose product MLNRSGTKLRVSRLLRKSQLHLHDAASRAGERGEGGGGSAGWAGVLQLCQAVPRRSAFQRSDPPPLPTRDLLLAVSSPADATRARLPPSLPPRSPPRFRSLRISVSLLLSRRRSFRKLSGALPDPRRRRRKERRILARGQPLRFPAMDRSDAEDPDRPPAPPSGLGLLLPSREFLLSRKGLLLLAEAVLSFIIFICFIASKAASFLTVPLLTFLLALCFFFAYSLKLNEKFKATYWLLAYFLCCVVAAIIYFAISIAAVSKYSDGAAKAAGVFGFIATIVYAVDFYITFNGLVTSLKQSDSADAPEQRRSEADDSDSDSD is encoded by the exons ATGTTAAATCGGTCGGGAACAAAACTCCGCGTGTCACGTCTGCTCCGTAAGAGTCAGCTGCACCTGCACGACGCGGCTAGTCGTGCCGGGGAAAGAGGCGAAGGTGGCGGCGGGTCTGCAGGGTGGGCGGGGGTCTTGCAACTTTGCCAGGCTGTTCCGCGCCGGAGCGCTTTTCAGAGGAGCGACCCGCCCCCGTTGCCCACTCGGGACCTCCTCCTAGCCGTCTCCAGCCCCGCAGATGCGACGCGGGCTCGTctcccgccttccctccccccccgctcccctccccgcttCCGCAGTCTCAGGATTTCCGTTTCCCTCCTTTTGAGCCGCCGTCGGTCTTTTCGCAAGCTCAGCGGCGCGCTCCCGGATCCAcgacggaggaggaggaaggagaggcggATCCTCGCCCGCGGCCAGCCGCTCCGCTTCCCGGCCATGGACCGATCCGACGCGGAAGATCCCGACCGGCCGCCTGCGCCGCCGTCGGGGCTCGGCCTCCTGCTGCCCTCCCGGGAGTTCCTGCTGTCCCGCaaggggctgctcctgctggcCGAGGCG GTGCTGTCCTTCATCATTTTCATCTGCTTCATTGCTTCCAAAGCCGCCTCTTTCTTGACGGTGCCGCTGCTCACGTTCCTGCTGGCCCTGTGTTTCTTCTTTGCCTATTCCTTAAAGCTGAATGAGAAGTTCAAAGCAACCTACTGGCTTTTGGCG TATTTCCTGTGCTGCGTCGTGGCCGCCATCATCTACTTCGCCATCTCGATCGCCGCGGTCTCGAAATACTCTGACGGGGCAGCGAAGGCAGCTGGA GTCTTCGGCTTTATCGCGACAATCGTGTACGCTGTCGATTTCTATATCACCTTCAACGGCCTGGTGACGTCACTCAAACAAAGCGATTCGGCGGACGCTCCTGAGCAGCGTAGATCGGAAG CGGATGACTCCGACTCGGATTCAGACTGA